The Hemiscyllium ocellatum isolate sHemOce1 chromosome 31, sHemOce1.pat.X.cur, whole genome shotgun sequence sequence cctgctgcgcttttccagcaacacattcttcagctctacaggacattggttaggcaactgttggaatattgtatgcaattctggtctccttcctatcggaaagatgttgtgaaacttgaaaaggttcagaaaagattgacaaggatgttgccaggtttggaggatttgagctacagggagaggctgaacaggctgttgctgttttccctggagcgtcggaggctgaggggtgaccttatagaggtttgcaaaattatgaggggcatggatagggtaaataggcaaagtcttttccctgggttgggggagtccagaactaaagggcataggtttagggtgagagggaaaagatataaaagagatgtaagggcagcattttcatgcagagggtggtatgtgtatggaatgagctgccataggaagtggtggaggctggtacaattacagcatttaaaaggtagggtttggagggatatgggctaggtgctggcaggtgggactagattggagtgggatagctggtcagcatggatgagttggactgaagggtctgtttccgtgctgtacatccctgtgaCTTTATAAACCCGTTTCCCTGTTCTTTCACTGTTACCTTTTAAGGATAATAAGGTATGTGACATTGTGGCACAGGGCACAGTGTTGTGATAGAGTGTACATTTCTCTTCTAGGTGCTTGCAGAGTCCAACCCCAGTCGCTATGGGTTTCTATGGCGATGGTTCGATGAAATCTACGTGCTGCTGGACGTTCTGCTTCAGCATCATTATCTGTCCAGGACCAGTGCTTCCTTCTCTGAGAACTTTTATAGTCTGAAAAGAATTCCGTTGGGTAGTGGTCATGGACTATGGAGGTTAGCCAGCCGTGGGCTCCCAAGGACCCAGCACTGGCGATCCCTCCTAGTGCTAATAGCTGTTCCATACGTAAAAGTCAAATTGGACAAACTGTTTGCTCGCCTGCAAGAGGAGGATGACTATGCCATACACCTCCCAGCGTCCTCTTGGAAGCGTCTTTACAAGGCCTTCCTTGCAGCCTATCCTTTTGTGAACATGAGTTGGGAAGCTTTGTTCCTTATCTACCGGCTTTTGTATGTCTTTGAGAAAACGCAGTTCCACTCACCACTGCTGCGAGTGGCAGGGGTCCGTTTGGGGAACCTGACCCCTGCAGATATTCAGGACCTCGAGAAAAGATCCTCTTCCATCAGCAACCGCTCAGCCAGTGAAAGGTAAGCAATGTGCTTCGAGAGGCAGGTAAGAGAAAgcctttgaaaggctggtcattaGGAATGTAAGATCAAGAAAGGTTACAGAACTTGAGTGCATTCTTTATTATGAAAGATGGTGGAATCTTGACGTTATTATCTTCAAGATGTGAAAGCACTGATGGAAAATCATTCTTTGTGGTGAAGTTTCAATTGCTGGGGAATACCAGGTTAAAAAGGATGGTATTGGGGATGAAAGTAGAAGGCTGGTGCTGAGAGTTACTTGGCAGATTCCTGCTTGATCAAAGATCCAATCCAAGAAATTCGCTGACATTGTATTTGGGTTGGATCACAGGCAGTGGCACGAGCCTGGGACAATACTTTGGAATAATACCTGCATGCGTTCTAACTTCCTCACTTTTCTCTCTACAGTGTGGTTGGAAAGCTGACTTCCTTTCTTGCTAAAGCGATGGGAGGCGTGACTGTGTCCCTGTCGACTGGTATATCTGTGGGTGTCTTTTTCCTGCAGTTTCTCGAATGGTGGTATTCATCAGAAAACCAGGAGACGATTAaatccctctcctccctcccaacGCCTCCCCCACCAGTGCACTTTGACAAGCTAACTAATGAGTCTTTACCTAGACTGAAGACTGTGTGTCCTTTGTGCAACAAGATTCGGACAAACGACACAGCCTTGGCAACCTCTGGATATGTTTTTTGTTACCGATGTGCTTACAGCTACGTAAAACACCATCAGCGATGTCCTGTGACAGGCTACCCTTCTGAACTGCAGCATCTAGTTAAACTTTATTCTCCAGAAGCATGAAGGCAAAAGGTTTTGATCCATGTGCACATACCATTATTGATCATGGAATATTTTATACACAGAAGTCTGACTTAATGACTTGTGAAGTGCTGTTTACTATTGACAAGTTTCAACTGCAGCATTTTTATTGTCCaattttctgcctccctcctaaATGTGCTGACTTGCATAATTCCTCATTAAAGTGGCTGTGGATGTAGACAGGAGACTTGTCCTATGGAGCATTGGTACTGATGTTCACACAGGTCCACCCTTTCCAGTCCTGGCAGGAATGACATTCAGGAGATCTGACTAAGAGGTCTAAGACCTGTTTTAGCAATGCTGCCTTCTTGATTGAGATCAGCTAAAGGAACTCCTTCCTGTTGTGAGTTTGAATTTTAATACATTGACCTCTGAAACATCAAGAGAACTGTACATAAATAATTGCATTCATTGGTCATTGTGATGGGGCCAAGAGACAATGGAGATTGCGTATGTCGGTGTTTTCAGCGTGATCTCCCATGATAATTCTGAATCTTTTAATGGAATCTTGTCATTCTCAAATTTTATTAATAAATCATAAGTTCAGAGGGTTTACCAGTTCATTAATAGATGCAGTATGTAGTCTCTGATTCATGGTTTAAAAATTTACATTGTAGGAAATTCTCTAAAGATTCAAACAAAAACCCCGTTTGGTTGAGATTAAATTCGAAAATTAGAGCAAAAGTCTCAAACATTGGCCCCTGTAAT is a genomic window containing:
- the pex12 gene encoding peroxisome assembly protein 12, with product MAERGAHLTGGLSATPGRPSVFEVVAQDTLMSAVRPAAHHASKVLAESNPSRYGFLWRWFDEIYVLLDVLLQHHYLSRTSASFSENFYSLKRIPLGSGHGLWRLASRGLPRTQHWRSLLVLIAVPYVKVKLDKLFARLQEEDDYAIHLPASSWKRLYKAFLAAYPFVNMSWEALFLIYRLLYVFEKTQFHSPLLRVAGVRLGNLTPADIQDLEKRSSSISNRSASESVVGKLTSFLAKAMGGVTVSLSTGISVGVFFLQFLEWWYSSENQETIKSLSSLPTPPPPVHFDKLTNESLPRLKTVCPLCNKIRTNDTALATSGYVFCYRCAYSYVKHHQRCPVTGYPSELQHLVKLYSPEA